The Elusimicrobiota bacterium region TGTTTTACCGTTATCTTCGGAATACCGCGCAGCAATGTATGCGTTGTCATGATCACCCCCGCGGCCGGCATAGTAGTGTGTGTACGCAAACATCACGCGTGTACCTCCGAGTTTGAGAAACACGCCTTCCGAATTTCTGGGATTATCCTTTCCCGGCGGAAGTAACCGGTTTTTATTTATTGTCACCTGACAACTCCTTATGAATTTTTTCAAGCCATTCGCTTATCGGTATGTGCTGCGGGCATTTTTCTTCGCATTTACCGCATTTTATGCACGCACCGGCAATAGTTTTTCCTTCAAGTTTTTTTGAGATATTCGCGTATACCTCTTTCGCATGGGACATGTTTTCAAAAAGGTAACCATTATTATACATCGCAAACATATTAGGAATTCTTACGCTGTTAGGACAAGGTATACAGTACCCGCAAGATGTGCAAGGTACCGGGGTATATTTTTTGTATACCTCCTGCAACCGTGTGATGAGCTCTAACTCACCTGAAGTTAAACTTCCGGCACCTGATTTTTCCGCAGAATTAATATTGTGTTCAACTTCGGACATCTTATTCATCCCGCTGAGTACACATGTTACCTCCGGCTGGTTCCATAACCACTGTAATGCTAAGTCTACGGGAGTGTGTTTATGCCCTTCGTTGTTAATAACGTCATTCATAACTTTCGGTAGTTTAGCAAGCCGTCCTCCAAGCAAAGGTTCCATAATAACTATCGGCAACCCTTTCCCTGAAGCATACTTCAATCCTTTAAGCCCGGCTTGGTAGTTAACATTTATATAATTGTACTGTATCTGACAGAAATCCCATTTATCATAAGCATTAATAATTTCTTCAAAAAGACTGTAGTTGTCATGAAACGAAAATCCTACATAACCCACTTTCCCTGCGCGTTTTGCGTTCTCCGCTTGTTTTATGAGGTCGTGTTTAACAACATTTTCCCAAAACGTTTTTCTTAACCCGTGAAGAAGATAAAAATCTATGTGATCCACCTGCAGGCGTTGAAGAGATATGTCTAAATACTTATCAAAATCGCCGGGGGATTCCATAAGCCACACCGGGCTTTTTGTTGCAATCTTAACTTTTTCGCGGTAACCGTCCTTCACCGCGAGGCCTACAACTTTTTCGCTCCCGCCTTCGTAATACTGATATGCAGTATCTAAATAGTTAACTCCGTGGTCAACAGCAAAACGTATCTGTCGGATAGTTTCGGGTTCATCTATAATCCTGGGTTTCCCTTCGGCATGAGGAAGCCTCATACACCCGAATCCTAATGACGAGACGTTCCACCCTGTTTTCCCAAAAGGCCTGTACTTCATCTTTCATTATCTCCATCTACTTTTGTTTTAATATATTGTATAAAAAATACTTTACTTTTTGTGTTTACTATCTTCTTCCTCTGTGTATTCATACTCATGGCCTTCAATTGAAACAATATCCCCGGGTGTAATCCCGTTTTTCTTGAATAACCGTTCCATACCTTTGGTAGTGAGTAATTCGAATAAACGCTTCACTGACTGACGCTGGTCAAAATTTGTTATTGCAACTAAACGCTTCACCTCACTGCCTTTCACCACAAACTTTCCGCCGGTATACTCCACCATAATCCCGGGGATTAGTTTATGATACACTTCAGACTTTACCGTCGGCATTAAAGGCACTTCTTCCGGTGCAACGATATACGCTTTCTTAACTTCTTTCAAAAACGCTGTGAGCCCGTCTTTTTTTATCGCTGAAATTGTGTGGAACTTAACTTTTCTGCCAACACTTTTTTTGAACGACTTAATCATTTCCTCACTACCGGGAATATCTGTTTTGTTTAATACTGTAAGTATCGGTTTCTTGAGTAATACACGGTCGTATTTCTCAAGTTCATCCATAATAATTTTGTAGTTTTCTGCTGCGGTTTTTGTGCCGTATCCCCAAACATCAACCATATGCACAATAACTCTTGTCCTCCGGATATGCCTGAGAAACTCATGCCCTAACCCGCGTCCTGCATGCGCGTCTTCTATCAACCCCGGGACATCAACAAAAATGAGGTTAGTATCGCCAATCTGACACGAACCAAGAACGGGTTCCAGTGTGGTAAACGGATAATCCGCGATCTTCGGCCTTGCGCCTGTTATTACAGAGATAAAAGTAGACTTTCCGGCATTAGGATATCCTACGATACTTATATCCGCGATCACACGGAGTTCAAGTTCAAGTGTAACACTTTCTCCGGGAGTGCCTTTTTCAGATAACCGCGGGACACGGTTGGTATTACTCTTAAACGCTGTATTCCCGCGCCCACCGCGCCCGCCCGTGGCTATAAGAACAGTTTGGTTATGTTCAAACATATCAACCACAACATCGCCATCGCGGTAAATTACGGTTCCACAAGGTACTTCGATATATAAATCCTCACCGGATTCGCCGGTTTTATTATTTCCGCTGCCCTGTTTCCCGCTCTCCGCTTTATAATGCGGGCGGTAATAAAAATCGCGTAATGTTTTTATACTATGGTTTGCACGGAAATACACATTCCCGCCGTTGCCGCCGTTGCCGCCGTTCGGGCCGCCTTTCGGGATAAACTTTTCCCGTCGGAACGACACACACCCGTTCCCCCCGCTCCCGCTCTGGACGTATAGTTTCGCTTTATCAGTAAACATATAAATACATTCCTTTAAAACATATTGGCTAAGCAATTACGTTTATTATTTTATCAAATAAATATGCCGGGCATAATTTTTATTATCCCCGGCATACTTTTACCACAAAAAATTATTTCTGTTATTTACTTCCCCTGCTGCACAACAGGATATACACTAACTTTTTTCTTGCCTTTACGGAACCATTCAAATTTAACTTCGCCGTCCACCAGAGCGAATAACGTGTCATCTTTGCCGATCCCGACATTATTCCCGGGATGAAGTTTAGTCCCGCGCTGCCGCGCGATTATCGTGCCAATCTTCACCACCTGCCCGGTGAAACGTTTTATTCCTAACCGTTTCCCACAGGAATCGCGGTTACCGATTGAACTTTGCCCTCTTGAACGTGCCATACTATTCTATTGCCTCCGATAAATCAATAAATTACTTAACTGCTCACACTCAACCTGCTACCGTAATATTTTCTACTTTAATATCAGTAAAATACTGGCGATGCCCGATTTTACGTTTATACCCTTTTTTTGCGCGGCGTTTGAACGAGATAACCTTTTTCGCGCGATCCTGCTGCACAATTTTGCCGGTAACTTTTGCGTCCTGTACCAACGGCTGGCCAATCAGCATTTTCTCGCCATCTTTGAACATTAACACGTCAGTAAAGACCACTTCATCCCCGACTTTACCGTCAAGCTTTTCAATTCTTATAACTTCGCCCGGTGTAGCGATGTACTGTTTTCCACCGGTTTTTACTACTGCATACATTATATTAAACACCTTTCTGTAAATTCTAGAATTAACGTTTGGTCCACTGGAATTTTTTCCGCGCTTTTGGCTGCCCGGACTTTTTGCGTTCTACCATTCTCGGGTCGCGGGTAAGGAACCCGTGTTGTTTCAACAACTTTTTGTATTCATCACTGATCTTCGCTAATGCTCGGGATAATCCATGACGGATTGCTTCCGACTGCCCGTTGATCCCGCCTCCAAGTACCGTTGCTTTGACATCCATCGCGTTAAGCGTGTTCACTACCTTCAAAGGTTCATACACCTTATCTACCTGCCGGGTATTACCCCTAAAAAACTTATCAACCGGGAGGTTGTTAATCACAAACTTACCATCCCCGGTCGTTACTAACCACACACGCGCAATCGCGGTTTTTCTCCTGCCAGTAGTAGTTATGGTTTGAGTATCAGACATCTGTTTTTATTTCCTCCTATATAACAAACCAGGACAATTATAAAGTTACCTTAGTTAAACCGGCTTCCGTAATACCTACCGGCGCAGCAGTGAAGATCTTCAATCTCCGGAGATATACCGGGCGAAGCTTATTCTTCGGTAACATACCGCTAACACTTAGTTCAACAATTTTTGCGGGGTCTGTTTTCATCAAATCTTTATAAGCTTCCTCTTTTACCCCGCCAAGAAAACCTGTATGCCGCCAATAAACTTTTTGTTCTATCTTCATACCGGTAAGTTTTACCTTTGCAGCGTTTGTAATTACCACAAAATTACCGCACTCCGTCCCCGGTGTATACGATACAGCATTTTTACCCATCAATATCGTTGCTGCTTTTGTTGACAACCGCCCCAGGGGCTGATCCGTAGCGTCGATCGTATACCATACGCGCTTGATATCTTTCTCTTTGATCATAAACGTTTTTTTCATAGTTACACCTTTTTACCGAAAACTTTACAAACAGCCTTTCTCTTTTCTTAAAACTTTTGTTGTTTATATACTAAATTACATAAGTAAATAACAAACGTTCGATTATTTTACTATATCCCGGTTTTTGTGTCAATGATTAAAGTTATTTGTTAATAAAATATTTTTTCGAGGCATAATCCCTGCGGGGGTACAACCCAGGGGACAGGATTTATCTTCCCCTGCCCGCGTTGGATAAGATACCCGACAATCCAGCGGACCATCTTATGAAGAAACCTGTCTCCTGTTATCGTAAACACTATAAACCCGCCTTTTATCTTACGCGCACTGACTTCAGTTAACGCACATACCGTATTTTTTTTGTCACTAATACGGTACGCGTACTGCCGGAAATCTTTTTTCCCAATAAACTTCCTGCATTCTGACTGTATAACCCCTAAGTTAATTTCTGACACGTAATGCCAACAGTACTGCCGTCCAAGCGCAGGACGGATACCGTTGTTATGCCAAAAATATTTGTATGTTTTACACTTCGCATCCCTGCGCGCATTAAACTCGTAGGGTACTTTTGTCACAGAACGTATGCTAATATCACGAGGCAATATGTTGTTCAACGCTTTTAAAATTGTCACCACAGAAAGTTTCGGGGAATCAACACGGAAATTCGCGGCCTGCCCGCGCGCATGAACACCGCTGTCTGTACGTGACGCGCCTGTAAGGATGATCTCTGTATCAAGGATTTGTGTTAATGCATTTTCTACTACTTCCTGGACGGTACGTTTATACGTTTTCCCCCCGGAAGTAAGTTTCTGCCAGCCGGAAAATCCCGCACCGTCGTACTCAAGCACTAACTTTATATTTTCAACTTTTTCAGTTGCATGCACAAATTCACCCGGCATTACGGTTATATTACAATAACTGCAGTTTCATCAACTGTTCCGCGATTTGTACAGCGTTAAGTGCAGCGCCTTTCCACAGGTTGTCGCTTACGATCCACATCGCCAGGCCGTTAGGTACTGAAATATCTTCCCTTATACGCCCGACATAGGTTACATCTTTACATTCCGCATCAAGCGGCATAGGATACTTTCCTGCCGCGGGATCATCCAACAGGACTACACCTTCGGAATTTGATAATATATCACGCACCATCGTGATAGTTAACCGTTTTTGAGTTTCAATCCACACAGCTTCAGAATGCGACCTGAACACCGGAACTCTTATACACGTTGCAGAAACTTTGATATCGTTGTCACCCATAATTTTCTGTGTTTCATTCACCATCTTCATCTCTTCTTTGGTATACCCGTTATCCATAAACACGTCGATCTGAGGAATAAGATTGAATGCAATCTGGTGTGCCATTTTTTTGCCTTTAGGTATCGGTTTATTTTCAACATACGCTTTGGTTTGCATCTTCAAATCTTCAATCGCCCATGCGCCCGCACCGGAAACCGCTTGGTACGTTGCAACAACGATGCGTTTAATTTTTGCAGCTTTATGCAACGGATTAAGTACAACCACCATCTGTATCGTCGAACAATTCGGGTTAGCTATAAGTTTGCGGTCTGACGACAATTCATGCGAATTAATCTCAGGTACCACAAGCGGTACCCCGGGATCCATACGCCACGCACTGGAGTTATCAATCACATAAATCCCGGCATCCGCGAACTTTGGAGCGTACTCCTTGGAAATCGCAGCGCCTGCAGAAAATAATGCGACGTCAAGATCTGCGGCGGAAGGTTTGTACTTAGCTAACTCTTCAACCGCGACCTCAACTCCTGCAAACTTAACCTTTTTCCCGGCAGAACGTTCCGATGCGAATAACCGCAGGTTTTTCACAGGAAACTTGCGTTTCTCAAGCAAGCTCACCATTTCCTGCCCCACTGCCCCGGTAGCGCCTACCACTCCTACGTTATACTGTTTATTAATCTTTTTTACTGACATATTTTTGTATTTCCAATAACCTCTTAATATCCTTAACAATCCCTAAATCTTATTTAAATTTATACGTTAATGTAATCCGTGACAACGGATAATTTGTGCGCCCGCTGACGATATACGTACCACTGAAGAATACGTCCTGGTTCAACACAGCGTCGATAACCAGTGAATTGCTGATATTCGCTGTTGCGCCAAAATTGAATGTAATATTCCCGATACCCGTGGTTACTGTTTGATACTTCGCATTTGAAACAACTGCGTTTGCCGCCCAGTCGTTGTCGTTTACATCAAGCACGCCGTTTTTCCATAATAACTGTTCTAGCCCGCCGCGTAAGGTGAACACCTTTGAAACCTTATGTTCAATCGCGAAGTTAAGCGGAACACCTAAACCAAACGTACTTGCAGCATATTCTTCCGTAGTGGTGGTATTAATCAAATTTTCGGTCTTCCCTGAATACGATGACTGCGATATTTTTAAACTCAACGCTGCGTACAATGTTGTGCGGTCACCCAGCGGCATAACATCACCCGCACCGAAGTTGAACCCGTAAACTCCCAGGTTACGTGTTTGTTTTGTGTTAACATCAAGCGTACCATCCGCATTAGCATCGCGTTTATCAGTATAAAGACTGCCTAATCCGTTCATAGAAACATTACTGAACATCATTAATTTACTGGTTTGCATTATCCGCAGGAACCAGCGCGCATAAAAGTCAAACGTGAACGCGCCGTTACTTTTGAACTCACGGTCGTCTGAACCTTCACGGTTTTGCGCGGCAACATACCATCTTTCGGAATATATGTTTGTTACAAACGGTAATCCAATTTTTACGGCGACATCCAAACTTTCAATCGGCCCAAGTTTTTCCAGCATCGTACCTACACCGAAATTATATTCTGCAGTACCGCGGTCAGACTTCGCTGTACCGTCACCATTCGCACGGGTTGTGGAAGTATAAGTATGTGAGAGTGTATCATAATGATCCGCCATATTCACCCATACCGCTAACTGCGGTGATATACTCCAGAAAAGGTCGAGATGATTGAAGGGTGTTAATACCGTAGACATCGCGCAGGTTAACGCCGCACCGGTAACGTTCGCCGAATTTATCGCCACAGGGACTGCTGTTAAGTCCATACCGGACACTGCTGAATACATCGAGGTGATTGATCCGGAATACGGCCGCCCGACAAATGCTGCGATTGTGCCGATAGGCATTTTCTTACTGCTAACCCCTGCCCACTGTGTATACGACATCGGCGCTGTTGGTATCCCGAGCTCGCCCCAAACTAATCCCGGATACTGCACCAATCTCGCGGGGTTATCCCATATATTGTAATCATCTTCCGCCATCCAATTACTTAATCCCATACCTTCCATACGGCTTTGTGTAGCAAACACCGCGGACGCTGACGACATCAATACAACGGTTAACAACACTGCGATAAACCTTTTCATCTGCTTTTCCTCCCTTTTCCCTCTTTGTTTAACCTCTATGAAACTTAATATGTTTTGTATATAATACAAAAAGTGGTTTATATGTCAATATGGTAATTTAAATTGTTTACATGCAAAACCATGGTTTACTATACTACATTAATAAGACAAGAAAGCGTGTGTATGGATTATGAAAACAAGCGAATATGTTCCCAGGTTTTATCATGAATGGACAAAAGACAGGGTATTGAAAACGTTTGAAGTTAAAGTGCGTGAGACTGAACTATGGTTTCGTGCGGAAGTTAACCTTGTGAATGACGCTGTTGTATTGGTAAAAAAGTACCGGCATGAAATTGAACGGTATATCGCTCTACGCCCGGAGTTTCAGACAAGCCTTGTGCCAATAACAACACGCGATGTACCGGAAGAAACTGCTATTGTTCAGGAAATGATAAAACAGTCCGCCACAGCGGGTGTCGGCCCGATGGCAACAGTTGCCGGTGCGGTTGCGGAGTTCGTTGGGAAAAAACTGCTTCCGCAATCTACTGAGCTTATCATAGAAAACGGCGGTGATATTTTTATTGCAAGTACAAAAGAACGTATTGCCGGGATATATGCGGGAGAGAATAATAAATTCAGTGGAAAACTGGGTATACGCCTACCCCCGTACCCAAAAGGGATTGGTGTATGCACATCATCGGGTACTGTAGGACATTCGTTAAGTTTTGGTACAGCAGATGCTGTGGTAATAATTTCAGAATCCACAACGCTTGCTGATGCTGTAGCCACCTCTGCGGGTAATCACGTAAAAAACGTTGACGATGTGGAGAAAGCAGCTGAGTATGCCGTAAACATTCCCGGTATTACCGGTGCTGTAATAATAAAAGACGAGCGTATGGCCGCTGCGGGTATGATAGAGTTAGTGAAAACATAAGTTACTATTTCACCATAATATTTTCTAAAATATACTTTATGAAACATATAAGATTCATTTTCGCTACAATTTTGATGTTCACCGTTTGCCCATACACTGAAGGAATTTCTGTCCGGGGATGGTCAAATTTTGATATCACCGCCGGTAATACAGATAACCTTTACCGCACATCAACAGCATTTTCAGATACGCTATCAAACCTGGCGGTAATACTTGGAGCAAAAACAGTATTTTCCCCTAAATTTTATTGCAATACATCGTACCGTTTAGACAATAGGATGTATGGTAATTACACCTCAGCAAAATATTCAATGCAATCTATTTCCGAGGAAGTGTTTTCTTCGTTGTTCAACGATACTATTGAATTTAATTTCACCGGTACATACGACTACTTTCTTCAGCCCGAACGAACTACTTATGATTTTACAGGAGTATACTTGTCTCCTGAAATAAAAGCGTATTTTACTGACGAACTCACGCTTTCATTATCGTATATTTATCAACAAACGGATTACCCGCTGTACAATTTGGACAACCTTATGACCGGTTACTTTATGTCTCTTGGCTATGACTTATCCTTGTTCAACAGCATGAAATTGTATGCATATTCATACCATAAACCATTCCTGGAATATCATCTATACCAAACCTCAGACGGTACAACGTCTTCACTCACCAGGACTGATGAAAACATTGGTGGCACGTTGTACTATACTACAATCATTTTATTTGGGCAGGTAAGTATTAAATACAATTACGACAGTTTAATCTCGAACGGGGACTATCTCCATTATGGAACAGACAAAACTTATTATACGGATGACGAATTTATTATTTCTGATTACAACAGTTATTCTGCGCATAAATTCGGGATCGGGTACGGGATATATACGTTACACCCCTTTATTTTCAATATTACCGGCGATATCCAATCCGTAAACTATAGACAGCGGCATTACCTAAATTCTGACAATCTCTATTCAACGGACATACAACGAGACACTGTCTCAACTCTTTCAATGTCATTTGGTTACATAATTACCGATTTTGGCGATCTTGGCAAGTTGCGGTTGAATCTTCGGTATGATTATGAAACTCTATCTTCGAACAACCCGGTAGCGGGATACTCAAATAATATTATCACATCATCATTGTCCGGCTGGTTTTGGTGATACGATTGCGGCCTGTTGTTTTCCTGTTGAACGTAAAATATATGTTAATCCGATTTTATGTGTATAATCAAAACTACCCATCATTGCCACCGCATAATCTATTCTAATCTTGCCCAGTAAAACTCCCAAGCCGAATGTAACAGAATCGGAATCGTACCCGATTTTGTACCCGCTTCTCAACACAAGATTGTGGTTAACAATATATTCAACCCCCAAGTTTTCACGTGCCTGCGCAGTGCCTGTTTTTACAACATCCGCGGTTATTGTAACATCTTTCCCTTCTTCTCTCAAAAGTTGGTAACAGGCTCCAAAACGCAGAGTTAATGGCACATCATCTTCTACACTTATATACTTTATTTTGTTGCCAATACCATTTAACGAAAATCCGAGACATATCTTATTTTTATTATTCTCAACTAATTGCCATATAAACCCTGCGTCAGCAGAATATACATCGGCTTCATATTGTTCCGCAATCATACTTTTCATGTATTTTACATTAGTGCCTAACAATACTTTATCCATTTTTATCGCGTAATTCGCCTGAAAAACACGTTCATCTAAGGCATTAACTATTTTACTCCTCCCATCGATATAGTTAATTTCTGCCATACCGCCGTTCAGAATGTAGTAAGCCAGCCATACTGAAGTTAAAGGGCTTACCCGAATGTTTCCGTACGTGCCGGTATAATACGTATCTACTAAAGATTTGTATCCTCCAAGCTTTATTTCTGTTCCGAGAGCGCCGTACGTTCCAGCTGGATTATAAAATATACTTTCCCCCGAACCCGTTACTGCAACATACGCGTCACCCATCGCGGCAGCACGAGGCGCAAGATTATTGCGTAAAGATACTGCCGAAGATATAGAATTTGATGAATATACCATAGACCAAGAGAGTACCGATATCGCAGCAGCTATTACCAATTTATTGTAGCGCATCATAAAACAATTTCCTATTTTATAACAACAATCTTCTTCACATCTTTATAACTACCAGCACGAATCTGTACGAGATATACACCGGAAGGAACCATTGTGCCAGTATCATCTTCCCCATCCCAGCTTACGGCATACTGCCCGGCAAGCTGTGTTTCGTTTCTTAATGTTTTCACAAGTATACCATCCAATGTAAACACTTTAATCACAACTTCATTTGACTCAGTGGTATTATACCAAACAGCAACTTTTTGTCCTGTGGACGGATTGAACAAATTATTTACCGGCTTTAACCCTAGAGACTTACCTTCTAATGTCCCTAGAACAGATATAAAATCGTCAAGTTCAATATTACTGCTTAAATACAATTTGTTGTATTTAGGAGAAAAAGAGTAACCCTCTTTCTCGGGTATTAGTTTATAATCACCGGGCAATAAATTGCTTAGGTAATACTTGCCTGCACTGTCTGTAACAATTATCCCTGAGTTGTCTATTGACAGTGACAGCTTTATACCCGCCAATG contains the following coding sequences:
- a CDS encoding aldo/keto reductase, which encodes MKYRPFGKTGWNVSSLGFGCMRLPHAEGKPRIIDEPETIRQIRFAVDHGVNYLDTAYQYYEGGSEKVVGLAVKDGYREKVKIATKSPVWLMESPGDFDKYLDISLQRLQVDHIDFYLLHGLRKTFWENVVKHDLIKQAENAKRAGKVGYVGFSFHDNYSLFEEIINAYDKWDFCQIQYNYINVNYQAGLKGLKYASGKGLPIVIMEPLLGGRLAKLPKVMNDVINNEGHKHTPVDLALQWLWNQPEVTCVLSGMNKMSEVEHNINSAEKSGAGSLTSGELELITRLQEVYKKYTPVPCTSCGYCIPCPNSVRIPNMFAMYNNGYLFENMSHAKEVYANISKKLEGKTIAGACIKCGKCEEKCPQHIPISEWLEKIHKELSGDNK
- the obgE gene encoding GTPase ObgE codes for the protein MFTDKAKLYVQSGSGGNGCVSFRREKFIPKGGPNGGNGGNGGNVYFRANHSIKTLRDFYYRPHYKAESGKQGSGNNKTGESGEDLYIEVPCGTVIYRDGDVVVDMFEHNQTVLIATGGRGGRGNTAFKSNTNRVPRLSEKGTPGESVTLELELRVIADISIVGYPNAGKSTFISVITGARPKIADYPFTTLEPVLGSCQIGDTNLIFVDVPGLIEDAHAGRGLGHEFLRHIRRTRVIVHMVDVWGYGTKTAAENYKIIMDELEKYDRVLLKKPILTVLNKTDIPGSEEMIKSFKKSVGRKVKFHTISAIKKDGLTAFLKEVKKAYIVAPEEVPLMPTVKSEVYHKLIPGIMVEYTGGKFVVKGSEVKRLVAITNFDQRQSVKRLFELLTTKGMERLFKKNGITPGDIVSIEGHEYEYTEEEDSKHKK
- the rpmA gene encoding 50S ribosomal protein L27, which encodes MARSRGQSSIGNRDSCGKRLGIKRFTGQVVKIGTIIARQRGTKLHPGNNVGIGKDDTLFALVDGEVKFEWFRKGKKKVSVYPVVQQGK
- the rplU gene encoding 50S ribosomal protein L21; the protein is MYAVVKTGGKQYIATPGEVIRIEKLDGKVGDEVVFTDVLMFKDGEKMLIGQPLVQDAKVTGKIVQQDRAKKVISFKRRAKKGYKRKIGHRQYFTDIKVENITVAG
- the rpsI gene encoding 30S ribosomal protein S9 translates to MSDTQTITTTGRRKTAIARVWLVTTGDGKFVINNLPVDKFFRGNTRQVDKVYEPLKVVNTLNAMDVKATVLGGGINGQSEAIRHGLSRALAKISDEYKKLLKQHGFLTRDPRMVERKKSGQPKARKKFQWTKR
- the rplM gene encoding 50S ribosomal protein L13, producing MKKTFMIKEKDIKRVWYTIDATDQPLGRLSTKAATILMGKNAVSYTPGTECGNFVVITNAAKVKLTGMKIEQKVYWRHTGFLGGVKEEAYKDLMKTDPAKIVELSVSGMLPKNKLRPVYLRRLKIFTAAPVGITEAGLTKVTL
- the truA gene encoding tRNA pseudouridine(38-40) synthase TruA encodes the protein MPGEFVHATEKVENIKLVLEYDGAGFSGWQKLTSGGKTYKRTVQEVVENALTQILDTEIILTGASRTDSGVHARGQAANFRVDSPKLSVVTILKALNNILPRDISIRSVTKVPYEFNARRDAKCKTYKYFWHNNGIRPALGRQYCWHYVSEINLGVIQSECRKFIGKKDFRQYAYRISDKKNTVCALTEVSARKIKGGFIVFTITGDRFLHKMVRWIVGYLIQRGQGKINPVPWVVPPQGLCLEKIFY
- a CDS encoding aspartate-semialdehyde dehydrogenase — protein: MSVKKINKQYNVGVVGATGAVGQEMVSLLEKRKFPVKNLRLFASERSAGKKVKFAGVEVAVEELAKYKPSAADLDVALFSAGAAISKEYAPKFADAGIYVIDNSSAWRMDPGVPLVVPEINSHELSSDRKLIANPNCSTIQMVVVLNPLHKAAKIKRIVVATYQAVSGAGAWAIEDLKMQTKAYVENKPIPKGKKMAHQIAFNLIPQIDVFMDNGYTKEEMKMVNETQKIMGDNDIKVSATCIRVPVFRSHSEAVWIETQKRLTITMVRDILSNSEGVVLLDDPAAGKYPMPLDAECKDVTYVGRIREDISVPNGLAMWIVSDNLWKGAALNAVQIAEQLMKLQLL
- a CDS encoding UPF0280 family protein gives rise to the protein MKTSEYVPRFYHEWTKDRVLKTFEVKVRETELWFRAEVNLVNDAVVLVKKYRHEIERYIALRPEFQTSLVPITTRDVPEETAIVQEMIKQSATAGVGPMATVAGAVAEFVGKKLLPQSTELIIENGGDIFIASTKERIAGIYAGENNKFSGKLGIRLPPYPKGIGVCTSSGTVGHSLSFGTADAVVIISESTTLADAVATSAGNHVKNVDDVEKAAEYAVNIPGITGAVIIKDERMAAAGMIELVKT
- a CDS encoding PorV/PorQ family protein, which gives rise to MRYNKLVIAAAISVLSWSMVYSSNSISSAVSLRNNLAPRAAAMGDAYVAVTGSGESIFYNPAGTYGALGTEIKLGGYKSLVDTYYTGTYGNIRVSPLTSVWLAYYILNGGMAEINYIDGRSKIVNALDERVFQANYAIKMDKVLLGTNVKYMKSMIAEQYEADVYSADAGFIWQLVENNKNKICLGFSLNGIGNKIKYISVEDDVPLTLRFGACYQLLREEGKDVTITADVVKTGTAQARENLGVEYIVNHNLVLRSGYKIGYDSDSVTFGLGVLLGKIRIDYAVAMMGSFDYTHKIGLTYILRSTGKQQAAIVSPKPAGQ